From the Paenibacillus segetis genome, the window CCAATACCCGTGTTACCACTAGTTGCTTCAATAATTGTACCGCCTGGTTTAAGTTTGCCGGCTTTCTCTGCTTCTTCCACGATACTGATCGCAATACGGTCCTTAACACTTGATCCTGGGTTCTGGTATTCCAATTTCACATAGATCTCTGCGCTGTCTTCTGGAACGATTCGATTCAAACGAACTAGCGGGGTACCACCAATAAGATCCGTTACACTATTTACGACTTTTGCCATCTAAAAGCCCTCCCTTTGGGAAAATATATAATTTTAAAATAAGAACTATTCTTCTAGATGTAAAAAATAAAAGGAAAAGTTGATTCGCTTTTATTTATTTCCGAGTGGTTAAGTTGGTTTTGATAGTATTATCTTAACAACACCGATCGGAGTTGTCAATATAAGCCACAAAAATAACTCTATCTCTGGTATAACGGAACTTTATTTCTCTGTTTGGTTGATAAGCTCCTGAAGTTCATCTGCACTAAATGTATAAACTTCATTGCAAAAATCGCATACAACTTCTGTCTCTTCTCCTGTTTCTTGTAACTCCGTCAACTCATCTTTACCCAAGCTGATCAATGTCCGCTCAACCCGCTCGCGAGAACAATGACAAGAGAATGTAATATCCATTTCCTCGAGAACCTTAAAATCTGGCAATAACCAGCTAAGCATCTCCTCTAGTTCCATACCTTGGTCTAGAAGTGATGTAACCGGGGGCATCTGACCTACCGCTCGTTCTATAGCATCAATCTCTTGATCATTGAGCCCAGGTAGCAATTGTATGATGAATCCTCCAGCTACGATAACCGAGGAATCAACATCCACCAATACGCCCAGCCCAACAGCAGAAGGAGTCTGCTCCGATATGGCAAAATAATACGTGAAATCTTCGCCAAGCTCACCGGAAATAATCGGAACACTTCCCCGGTAAGGCTCTTTTAACCCTAGATCTTTCGTTACATGAATGAAACCCGTCGTACCTACGGCTCCTGCTACATCCAATTTTCCCATGCTATTGCTCGGTAAATGAACATGCGGCTCTTTGACATAACCGCGTACCTCTCCATTGGCATTTGCATCTGCTACAATATGACCGATCGGCCCATCGCCTTTTACTTGTACGGTGAGCTTCTCATTTCCTTTGAGCATAGCGCCCATCATAGCTGCTGCAGTTACCGTCCGTCCTAACGCCGCAGTAGTTGTTGGAAAAGTATCATGCCGACGGCGTAGTTCTTCCACCAGTTGTGTGGTCCGCACTGCAAACGCGCGGACTTTGCCATTCATGGCTGTACCGCGAATTAAGCGGTCTTTCTCTATTTGTTTGTTCATTTGTATTTCCTCCCGTTTCTTACTTTTTCTCATCCCACCCAAACCCTCCCTTACCCTAAGGGAGGGCCCCAAGGGTTGCACCCTCTGGACTCCCGCTTAATAACGTGTGCCATGGAGAGGCGCTCCTGCTCGCTGTCCCCTTACGGGGATGCGCTTGGTATTGTGCGTGGAACGCTTTTCCCCCTTCGGGTACGTCTTACTTTTGGTTCTCCTGAGTTACCATGAAAACCGGCTGCTCATCACTGCTACTTATTGGGACTCCCGAGTAACAAAGGAGCGCCGTAGCCGCTTGTCGCCCTTCGGGCACGCTCTGCTTCTGGCGCTCCTGCAGCAAGTACATTTACGTGCTGGGTGATATGGTACTGTGGTGCGTTATACTGCAACATTTAGATGGTTAGAGCGCTCTCCCCTACGGGAAACGCTCACGTTAGATCAACCATAAGATTGAGCATAGGATCAAGTATAAACAACATGTTTCTATTGCTGATTCCGCTCATAAATGATGCGGAGGCCTTCTAAGGTAAGACGGGGGTCAACCTCATGAATGGAGCGTGTTTCGCTAGCGATGAGCTCAGCGAGGCCGCCGGTCGCGATAACTTTTGGCTGTGCCTCCATTTCAAGTGCGATCCGTTCTACTATACCATCAACCTGGCCCGCATAGCCAAAAATAATACCCGCCTGCATCGCCGTAACGGTATTACGGCCAATTACTTTCTTTGGCTTCTCAAGTTCGATCCGCGGAAGTTTGGACGCGCGCTGATACAACGCTTCTGTGGAAATACCGATACCCGGTACGATGGCACCACCAAGATAATTACCCCCAGCATCGATGCAGTCAAAGGTCGTCGCCGTACCAAAATCAACAACCACTAATGGACCACCGTATTTATCTATTGCAGCAATGGCGTTAACGATCCGGTCTGCGCCTACTTCCCGAGGGTTTTCATAGCGCAGGTTCAGTCCAGTTTTAATTCCTGGGCCAACGACCAAAGGTTTTTTCTTTACATATTTTTCACAAAGCTCTTCAAGAACATGCATCAATGGAGGTACAACGGAAGAAATGATAACTCCCTCAATGTCTATTACATTAATCTTAGACATTTGAAACAAGTTATAGATCATAACTCCATATTCATCCACTGTCGTTTGACGATTGGTGGCAAGCCGGAAATGATGAAGCAGCTCACGGTTCCTATAGATTCCAAGTACGATATTCGAGTTGCCTACATCTATCACAAGGAACATTGTGCTCACCCTCCTTTTTTCTCATTGAGATCCAGACTAATGTCCAGACTCTCAAAGGAATACGTCAACCGTCCTACAGATATCACGTCTACGCCACTTTCAGCGATGGCGCGTATCGTATGTAGTGATACATTTCCTGAAGCTTCGACAGTAACATGCGGAGACTTGGCTTTGATTCGCCGTACCGCTTCCTTCATCAGATCGGGTGCCATATTATCCAACATAATAATATCGGCTCCAGCACTCAGAGCTTCCTCGACCTGTTCTAGATTCTCTGTCTCCACTTCAATAGTCATTGTATGCGGAATATTAGCACGAGCCCGACTCACCGCTCCCGTAATTCCACCGGCTCCTTTGATATGATTATCTTTAATCATCACAGCGTCATATAGCCCAAACCGATGGTTCGCTCCGCCGCCCGTACGAAC encodes:
- the hslO gene encoding Hsp33 family molecular chaperone HslO — translated: MNKQIEKDRLIRGTAMNGKVRAFAVRTTQLVEELRRRHDTFPTTTAALGRTVTAAAMMGAMLKGNEKLTVQVKGDGPIGHIVADANANGEVRGYVKEPHVHLPSNSMGKLDVAGAVGTTGFIHVTKDLGLKEPYRGSVPIISGELGEDFTYYFAISEQTPSAVGLGVLVDVDSSVIVAGGFIIQLLPGLNDQEIDAIERAVGQMPPVTSLLDQGMELEEMLSWLLPDFKVLEEMDITFSCHCSRERVERTLISLGKDELTELQETGEETEVVCDFCNEVYTFSADELQELINQTEK
- a CDS encoding type III pantothenate kinase, with product MFLVIDVGNSNIVLGIYRNRELLHHFRLATNRQTTVDEYGVMIYNLFQMSKINVIDIEGVIISSVVPPLMHVLEELCEKYVKKKPLVVGPGIKTGLNLRYENPREVGADRIVNAIAAIDKYGGPLVVVDFGTATTFDCIDAGGNYLGGAIVPGIGISTEALYQRASKLPRIELEKPKKVIGRNTVTAMQAGIIFGYAGQVDGIVERIALEMEAQPKVIATGGLAELIASETRSIHEVDPRLTLEGLRIIYERNQQ